The Legionella cincinnatiensis genome includes a region encoding these proteins:
- the ugpQ gene encoding glycerophosphodiester phosphodiesterase, producing MAVEKIIGHRGASAYAPENTIAAFDKALALGCRFIEFDVMCCSDGEPFVIHDDCLKRTTNGRGSVGLVDSDYLQSLDAGSWFSRRFKGEHIPHFKEALNWLSVANMQANIEIKPYPGTEEQTAVAVMSHINRYWPSEKNLPLVSSFSWDALTLCRSIAPEMPLGLLLHVWDEQWLQKAKQLECFSIHFNRRVLTKERVKEIKAEGYVLCAYTVNRKRLANKLFDWGVDAIFSDYPDLLA from the coding sequence TTGGCTGTAGAAAAAATTATTGGACATAGAGGCGCCTCTGCTTATGCTCCTGAAAATACCATAGCGGCATTTGATAAAGCTTTAGCTTTAGGATGCCGTTTCATTGAGTTTGATGTGATGTGCTGTTCTGATGGTGAGCCTTTTGTCATTCATGATGACTGTTTAAAAAGGACGACAAATGGACGAGGGAGTGTTGGTTTAGTTGATTCAGATTATTTACAATCCTTAGATGCTGGTTCTTGGTTTTCACGGCGATTTAAAGGAGAACATATTCCTCATTTTAAAGAGGCTTTGAACTGGCTGTCTGTTGCAAATATGCAAGCAAATATTGAGATTAAACCTTATCCTGGTACAGAAGAGCAAACAGCGGTAGCAGTAATGAGCCATATTAATCGCTATTGGCCGTCTGAAAAAAATTTACCTTTAGTATCCAGTTTTTCTTGGGATGCTTTGACATTATGTCGAAGCATCGCCCCGGAGATGCCTTTAGGTTTACTATTGCATGTTTGGGATGAGCAATGGTTGCAAAAAGCAAAACAATTAGAATGTTTTTCCATTCATTTTAACCGTAGAGTTTTAACCAAAGAGCGGGTTAAGGAGATAAAAGCTGAAGGTTATGTGCTTTGTGCTTATACGGTTAATCGCAAGCGATTAGCAAATAAATTATTTGATTGGGGTGTCGATGCAATTTTTAGTGATTATCCTGACTTATTAGCATGA
- a CDS encoding extracellular solute-binding protein has translation MKKITHHYFRCLIILNCFVALLCSFPAQAERVELVFWHGMAGHLGEEVKALAYEFNQSQSKYLIKPVYKGNYVETLTSFAAAFRAHHPPAIVQIFEVGTEIMLSPKGVIKPVDELMQEQGVRLPKEDFIQSIREFYSKNGELMALPFNLSVATLYYNLDILAKVGYTQTNFPRTWNEMEVLAKKLKNAGYDCTYTTAYPGWVLFESFLAIHGLPLTQDERAVFATSQLLSHFERLKRWHSLHYFRYAGRVDDATILFTSGICPLFSQSSGAYNSLSALVPFHLGIASMPLDTQVSKIRHANVAGGAALWAVSGQTKEQYQGIAQFFAFIVKPEIQTRWHKHTGYLPVGLQGIYASILQSSHHPTLLMAQADLEGETHNKSLRRFGPQNQIRSINDEALEAMFAGFISPSNALQESSIRTNHVLLRFIQNTEGQ, from the coding sequence ATGAAAAAAATAACTCATCATTACTTTAGATGTCTCATTATTCTGAATTGTTTCGTTGCTTTATTGTGCTCTTTTCCGGCACAGGCAGAGCGGGTCGAGCTGGTATTTTGGCATGGAATGGCAGGACATTTAGGAGAAGAGGTCAAAGCACTTGCTTATGAATTTAACCAAAGCCAAAGCAAATACTTGATTAAACCTGTGTATAAAGGAAACTATGTTGAAACCTTAACCAGTTTTGCTGCCGCATTCAGAGCACATCATCCACCTGCAATCGTGCAAATATTTGAAGTTGGCACTGAAATTATGCTTTCGCCTAAGGGTGTTATTAAACCAGTAGATGAACTTATGCAAGAACAAGGAGTTCGTCTCCCTAAAGAAGATTTTATACAATCTATTCGGGAATTTTATAGCAAAAATGGGGAGTTGATGGCTTTGCCTTTTAATCTTTCAGTTGCTACTTTGTATTATAATTTAGATATTCTTGCTAAGGTAGGTTATACCCAGACGAATTTTCCACGTACGTGGAATGAAATGGAAGTATTGGCTAAAAAGTTAAAAAATGCAGGTTATGATTGTACTTATACAACAGCTTATCCAGGCTGGGTACTTTTTGAATCTTTCTTAGCAATTCATGGATTACCATTAACTCAAGATGAGCGTGCTGTTTTTGCTACTTCCCAATTATTAAGTCATTTTGAACGCTTAAAGCGTTGGCATTCTCTTCACTATTTTCGTTACGCAGGAAGAGTAGATGATGCCACTATTTTATTTACCAGTGGAATTTGTCCTTTATTTAGTCAATCTTCAGGCGCTTACAATAGTTTATCGGCATTAGTTCCTTTTCATCTGGGTATCGCAAGTATGCCTTTAGACACACAAGTGAGTAAAATAAGGCACGCCAATGTTGCAGGGGGGGCTGCTCTATGGGCCGTATCCGGACAAACAAAGGAGCAATATCAGGGAATCGCACAATTCTTTGCTTTTATAGTAAAGCCAGAAATACAAACACGATGGCACAAGCATACAGGGTATCTTCCTGTTGGCTTGCAAGGTATCTACGCCAGTATTCTACAAAGCAGTCATCACCCTACATTACTTATGGCTCAAGCTGATTTAGAAGGTGAAACACATAACAAATCATTACGTCGCTTTGGCCCACAAAACCAAATCCGTAGTATTAACGATGAAGCATTAGAAGCTATGTTTGCTGGGTTTATAAGCCCGAGTAATGCCTTACAGGAGTCTTCTATACGAACGAATCATGTGTTATTGCGTTTCATCCAAAATACAGAGGGACAATGA
- a CDS encoding transglycosylase SLT domain-containing protein, whose amino-acid sequence MKNIILLLCGLMGSLLCHALSGQAYMDRFNTYLFYSQNIPATPDTTFLEFISGDGALSTKLRDKWLYELAKNKDWTHFNQYYQPSQDINLVCYDQIAKYNLGMQDEAIKESIPLWLTGSSRPPSCDSLFNLLLKNNKLDRDLITKRFDLALEQRNIQLARYLLKQYKISPAAEIQALNAVIQNPANVSKLSPGGLNSTIYLYGLKHMVSTNMDQALKLWQQSKTQKMLNQEQQQAFLAHVALYKAMRNNEDTLQWFAKVKPQYYNDTLLDWQIRFALKHKNWAQVTTLINDSKNKEEPCWQYWLARALEEQGKMTEARAIYEPLAKNRQYYGFLASLRLDKTPSFSNEAPTTNLEVLKPYQSFIDQIKTLYVTKQNLQASRLLNDFISELPKEEASALVYWLDSKLQWHGKSVYLSNNETLNNQLSLRFPLAYKDSISLYSKKYTVEPEFIYAIIRQESGFRDDATSSAGARGLMQVMPYTARVVSKADKIPYNDQKQLFLPQKNINIGVAYLKQLAKRFGHHPILIAAAYNAGPKQVVYWLKTHPPKEIDVWIETLPWQETRNYLKNIMAFYVVYQYRLGQKSDLHHFLEPL is encoded by the coding sequence ATGAAAAATATCATTTTATTACTATGCGGACTTATGGGATCACTGCTATGTCATGCTCTTTCAGGCCAGGCCTATATGGATCGATTTAATACTTATCTCTTCTATAGTCAAAATATTCCTGCTACGCCTGATACCACATTCCTCGAGTTTATTAGTGGAGATGGCGCTCTTTCAACCAAATTACGGGATAAATGGCTTTATGAATTGGCTAAAAACAAAGATTGGACTCATTTCAATCAATATTACCAACCCTCTCAGGATATTAATCTTGTGTGTTATGACCAGATTGCAAAATATAATTTAGGAATGCAGGATGAAGCCATAAAAGAGTCGATTCCTTTATGGTTAACGGGAAGCTCAAGACCACCATCATGCGATAGCTTATTTAATTTATTATTGAAAAACAATAAATTAGATCGGGACTTAATTACGAAACGTTTTGACCTAGCATTAGAACAACGTAACATACAGTTAGCTCGTTATTTGTTAAAACAATACAAAATATCTCCCGCAGCAGAAATTCAGGCATTAAATGCTGTGATCCAAAATCCCGCTAACGTAAGCAAGCTTAGTCCCGGTGGATTAAACAGTACCATTTATCTTTATGGCCTTAAGCACATGGTTTCAACAAATATGGATCAAGCGCTTAAATTATGGCAACAAAGTAAAACCCAAAAGATGCTAAACCAAGAACAACAACAAGCCTTTTTAGCCCATGTAGCACTTTATAAGGCAATGCGGAATAATGAGGATACATTGCAATGGTTCGCTAAAGTAAAGCCACAATATTACAATGATACTTTACTGGATTGGCAAATACGTTTCGCGTTAAAACATAAAAATTGGGCTCAAGTCACAACCTTAATTAATGATTCAAAAAATAAAGAGGAACCTTGTTGGCAATATTGGCTAGCTCGCGCCTTAGAAGAGCAAGGCAAAATGACAGAGGCGCGCGCAATTTATGAGCCTTTAGCTAAAAATAGACAATATTATGGTTTTTTAGCCAGTTTACGTCTTGATAAAACACCAAGCTTTAGTAATGAGGCACCCACAACCAACTTAGAAGTTTTGAAACCTTATCAATCTTTTATCGACCAAATTAAAACACTCTACGTCACCAAACAAAATCTGCAAGCATCACGATTGCTCAATGACTTTATCAGTGAGCTGCCCAAAGAGGAGGCAAGTGCTTTAGTTTATTGGCTTGATAGTAAACTACAGTGGCATGGCAAATCCGTTTATCTCAGTAATAACGAAACGCTTAATAATCAACTTTCTTTAAGATTTCCGCTCGCCTACAAAGACAGTATCTCACTTTATTCTAAAAAATATACGGTGGAACCTGAATTTATTTATGCCATTATCCGCCAAGAAAGCGGATTCAGAGATGATGCGACGTCTTCAGCTGGCGCTCGTGGTTTAATGCAAGTCATGCCCTATACTGCACGAGTCGTATCAAAGGCAGATAAGATTCCCTATAATGATCAAAAACAATTATTTCTACCCCAAAAAAATATTAATATAGGCGTTGCTTATTTAAAACAGCTCGCAAAGCGATTTGGTCATCATCCTATCCTTATTGCAGCAGCTTATAATGCTGGTCCTAAACAAGTGGTTTATTGGTTAAAAACTCATCCTCCCAAAGAAATTGACGTATGGATAGAAACCTTACCCTGGCAAGAGACACGCAATTACTTAAAAAACATTATGGCTTTTTACGTTGTTTATCAATATCGATTGGGCCAAAAATCTGACTTACATCATTTTCTCGAGCCTTTATAA
- the rpe gene encoding ribulose-phosphate 3-epimerase, whose translation MAYHILPSILSADLTCLGTEVDAVMKAGADFIHFDVMDNHYVPNLTFGPAFCDALIKRFPKLPIDVHLMIQPVDALIESFAKAGAKRISIHPNATIHIDRSLNLIKDLGCKAGLVLNPATPIEVLTWCAHKLDFVLIMTVNPGFGGQKLIPEIINKIPQIRERYPQLDLCVDGGVTIDNIATLARAGANQFVAGAAVFKSANYKDTISAMRTQLANV comes from the coding sequence ATGGCTTACCATATATTACCTTCAATATTATCCGCTGATCTTACTTGTCTTGGCACTGAAGTCGATGCTGTAATGAAAGCTGGAGCTGATTTTATTCATTTTGATGTCATGGATAATCACTACGTACCTAATTTGACATTTGGCCCTGCATTTTGCGATGCTTTAATCAAACGCTTCCCCAAACTTCCTATAGATGTACATCTCATGATTCAACCTGTAGATGCACTGATTGAATCTTTTGCAAAAGCTGGCGCAAAACGTATTAGTATCCATCCGAATGCTACCATCCACATCGATCGTAGCCTTAACCTTATTAAAGATTTAGGATGCAAGGCTGGCTTAGTATTAAACCCGGCAACACCCATTGAGGTATTAACGTGGTGTGCTCATAAACTTGATTTTGTACTCATCATGACTGTGAACCCAGGCTTTGGTGGTCAAAAACTTATTCCTGAAATCATTAACAAAATACCACAAATCCGTGAACGCTATCCTCAACTTGATCTTTGTGTGGATGGAGGCGTTACAATAGACAATATCGCCACCTTAGCACGCGCCGGAGCAAATCAATTTGTTGCAGGCGCTGCAGTATTTAAAAGTGCCAATTACAAAGACACCATTAGTGCTATGCGCACCCAATTAGCCAATGTATAA
- the glnE gene encoding bifunctional [glutamate--ammonia ligase]-adenylyl-L-tyrosine phosphorylase/[glutamate--ammonia-ligase] adenylyltransferase, whose protein sequence is MENSALLQSKSWFIEKYLSDLHHPLSDSVKKLTLISDYACRHIQLLKNLLMTDNCHSALSREDYFHALKSTALCLPIATYLRVVRQFRNTQLLRLLLLEMAGIIHVEEAIESWSDCADALILHVLDYCKQTLSLRHGTPRDREGNEVYLYTLAMGKLGGRELNYSSDVDLIFAYTLVGETDGEERIDNQHFFSKLVQQLVQVLQNITADGFVFRVDLRLRPNGDSGPLVSSLAALETYYQEQGRDWERYAMVKARVITESLDEVHPWFARLIVPFVYRRYVDFSVIESLRSMKAMIEREVELNPRLDDIKRGKGGIREVEFVIQSFQLIRGGRLPQLQEQNALSALSVLKREKLLPHTDALRHAYLFLRRLENMLQSLNDQQTHSLPEDVIKQEQVTLAMGFSSWNDLVIKLNKYQRIISYAFHSILGKVKDYENDKRLLDNQLSSLWQGHVETGMAINLLTSLGFINASYCYQMIHSFRHSPRCRRLTQGARMRLDRLMVMLLAELTHVEKTDEVLLQVMHLLENIVGRSAYLALITENPQVLTELLFWFAHSPFITSLLVNQPFLLEVLLDQGQEWRPLSLHQLQQQLIEKLGHHDDIEVQEEILRQFKLANWLMAARAECYGFCSSVRIGQFLSDVAQVIVNQVLQLASEQLGVRYPEIEQTKTHFAIIAYGKLGSREMNYASDLDLVFLYTAKPSEEALVTRLTQKILHMLTTRSQSGVLYSVDTRLRPSGAAGLLVSHVDAFVEYQKKQAWTWEHQALLKARILSGNAKIRHHFMQLKKSVVQIERNKTTLQHDVLSMRSKIEHYQTKDPIARGLLDLEFLVQYLILHLRNPSLARYTHTLSQLHHLFLAGAFNKEQYLFLKKAYKKHHQLLHLNLLRPNTVSSDGMQNEIMRISRDFFD, encoded by the coding sequence ATGGAAAATTCTGCATTGCTGCAATCAAAATCATGGTTTATCGAAAAATATCTGTCAGATTTACATCATCCATTGTCTGACAGCGTAAAAAAACTTACTCTTATTAGCGACTATGCGTGCAGACATATTCAATTGTTAAAAAACTTACTGATGACGGATAATTGTCATTCTGCTTTGTCTCGCGAGGATTATTTTCATGCACTAAAAAGCACCGCATTATGTTTACCGATTGCAACTTACTTACGTGTCGTGCGCCAATTTAGAAATACCCAACTTTTGCGGCTTCTTCTTCTTGAGATGGCCGGTATTATTCATGTTGAAGAAGCAATCGAATCTTGGTCCGATTGTGCCGATGCTTTGATATTGCACGTTTTAGATTATTGCAAACAAACGCTTTCTTTACGTCATGGGACGCCGCGTGATAGAGAGGGAAATGAAGTTTATTTATATACCCTTGCTATGGGTAAGTTAGGGGGAAGAGAACTCAACTATTCTTCGGATGTTGATCTGATTTTTGCTTATACGCTTGTAGGTGAAACTGACGGTGAAGAGCGTATTGATAATCAACATTTTTTTAGTAAATTAGTCCAGCAGCTCGTTCAAGTTTTGCAAAATATAACCGCAGATGGATTTGTTTTTCGTGTCGACTTGAGGCTACGTCCTAATGGAGATAGTGGTCCTTTGGTGTCAAGTCTAGCAGCACTAGAAACTTATTATCAAGAACAAGGCCGTGATTGGGAGCGCTATGCTATGGTTAAGGCTCGTGTAATTACGGAGTCACTCGACGAGGTACATCCTTGGTTTGCGCGGTTAATCGTCCCTTTTGTTTATAGGCGTTATGTTGATTTTAGTGTGATTGAGTCTTTGCGTAGTATGAAGGCAATGATTGAGAGAGAAGTAGAGTTAAACCCACGATTAGATGATATAAAACGAGGCAAAGGGGGAATACGAGAGGTCGAATTTGTTATTCAGAGTTTTCAACTAATTCGCGGAGGCCGGCTACCGCAACTCCAAGAACAAAATGCTTTATCGGCACTGAGTGTTTTAAAACGGGAAAAACTATTACCACATACCGATGCTTTAAGACACGCTTATCTGTTTTTGCGCCGATTGGAAAATATGTTACAAAGTTTAAATGATCAACAGACTCACTCTTTACCGGAAGATGTAATAAAACAAGAACAAGTTACTTTAGCTATGGGGTTTTCTTCTTGGAATGATTTAGTAATCAAATTAAACAAATATCAGCGCATTATTAGCTATGCATTTCATTCAATACTTGGCAAAGTCAAAGACTATGAAAATGATAAAAGGCTATTAGATAATCAGTTATCAAGTCTTTGGCAAGGCCATGTTGAAACCGGTATGGCAATTAATTTATTAACCAGCTTGGGTTTTATAAACGCTTCTTATTGTTATCAAATGATTCATTCCTTTCGTCATAGCCCTCGCTGTCGACGTTTAACCCAAGGCGCACGTATGCGCTTGGATCGGTTAATGGTGATGTTGCTTGCAGAACTTACTCATGTTGAAAAAACGGATGAGGTGTTATTGCAAGTGATGCATTTACTTGAAAATATTGTAGGACGTAGCGCTTATTTGGCTTTAATCACTGAAAATCCGCAGGTACTTACTGAATTATTGTTTTGGTTTGCTCATAGTCCTTTTATTACTTCATTATTAGTGAATCAACCGTTTTTACTCGAAGTCTTGCTGGATCAAGGGCAAGAATGGCGCCCATTATCGCTTCACCAATTGCAACAACAATTGATTGAAAAATTGGGCCATCATGATGATATTGAGGTGCAGGAAGAAATTCTGCGTCAGTTTAAATTGGCGAATTGGTTGATGGCTGCTCGTGCAGAATGTTATGGGTTCTGTAGTTCTGTACGAATTGGACAATTTCTGTCGGATGTGGCGCAAGTGATTGTGAATCAGGTTTTGCAGCTTGCTAGTGAACAATTGGGCGTACGCTATCCTGAAATAGAGCAAACCAAAACACATTTTGCAATTATTGCTTATGGGAAATTAGGTAGCCGTGAAATGAACTATGCATCTGATTTGGATTTAGTATTTTTATATACAGCAAAACCATCAGAAGAGGCTTTGGTGACACGATTAACCCAAAAAATTTTACATATGCTGACTACTCGTTCCCAATCTGGAGTTCTTTACAGTGTCGATACACGTCTTAGGCCCTCTGGTGCTGCTGGACTATTGGTTAGTCATGTGGATGCATTTGTTGAATACCAAAAAAAACAGGCATGGACATGGGAACATCAGGCTTTATTAAAAGCACGGATCTTAAGTGGTAATGCCAAAATTAGACATCATTTTATGCAATTGAAAAAATCGGTAGTGCAAATAGAGCGAAATAAAACCACTTTGCAGCACGATGTATTGTCTATGCGATCCAAGATAGAACATTATCAAACTAAAGATCCAATAGCTCGGGGATTGTTAGATTTAGAGTTTTTAGTGCAATATTTGATACTTCATTTAAGAAATCCTTCTTTGGCTCGATATACCCACACATTAAGTCAATTGCACCATTTATTTTTAGCCGGCGCTTTCAATAAAGAACAATACCTTTTTTTGAAAAAAGCGTATAAGAAACACCATCAGCTATTACATTTGAATTTATTACGTCCAAATACGGTAAGTAGTGATGGCATGCAAAATGAAATTATGAGAATTTCTCGCGATTTTTTTGATTAA
- the rimO gene encoding 30S ribosomal protein S12 methylthiotransferase RimO, with amino-acid sequence MNHKVGFVSLGCPKALVDSERIITQLRAQGYELVSSYQDAGVVVINTCGFIDSAVKESLDTIKEAMAENGRVIVTGCLGAKADIIKEACPDVLHISGAHAYEEVVNAVHQHLPPPTDPFTQLVPPQGIKLTPRHYAYLKISEGCNQKCTFCIIPTMRGKLQSYPMAQVLTEAKKLKDAGVNEILVISQDTSAYGVDTRYQPVTWQEKTINTRFFDLCEQLGQLGIWIRLHYVYPYPHVDEIIPLMRDGLILPYLDIPLQHANSRILKAMKRPASSENTLLRIASWREICPEITLRSTFIVGFPGETEEEFEELLDFLEEAQLDRVGCFKYSPVEGAKANELSDPVPEEIKEERYHRFMQLQAEISRNKLESKIGKTQTVLIDEIDGDQIIARSKGDAPEIDGLVILPPTPGIKSGSFAEVMITDSDDYDLYAEFKD; translated from the coding sequence ATGAATCATAAAGTTGGTTTTGTTAGCCTTGGTTGTCCTAAAGCTCTAGTTGACTCAGAGCGAATTATTACCCAATTACGTGCTCAAGGATATGAATTAGTTTCCAGTTATCAAGATGCCGGTGTTGTCGTTATTAATACTTGTGGTTTTATTGATAGTGCGGTTAAAGAATCGCTAGATACCATTAAAGAAGCAATGGCAGAAAATGGACGTGTTATTGTTACCGGTTGTTTAGGGGCAAAAGCGGACATCATCAAAGAAGCTTGTCCTGATGTTCTCCATATTAGCGGTGCACATGCCTATGAAGAAGTAGTCAATGCAGTACATCAACATCTACCTCCACCAACTGATCCTTTTACCCAACTTGTTCCTCCCCAAGGAATTAAATTAACTCCACGCCATTATGCTTATTTAAAAATATCTGAAGGATGTAATCAAAAATGTACTTTTTGCATCATTCCCACGATGCGAGGAAAATTACAAAGTTATCCAATGGCACAAGTATTAACCGAAGCTAAGAAATTAAAGGATGCCGGAGTTAATGAAATTTTAGTGATTTCTCAAGATACTAGCGCTTATGGAGTAGACACGCGTTATCAACCAGTAACTTGGCAAGAAAAAACCATCAATACCCGATTTTTTGATTTATGTGAACAATTAGGTCAATTAGGCATTTGGATCCGTTTGCATTATGTCTATCCTTACCCGCATGTTGATGAAATTATACCCTTAATGCGCGATGGTCTTATTCTTCCTTATTTGGATATCCCTTTACAGCATGCCAACTCAAGAATACTTAAAGCAATGAAACGCCCGGCAAGTAGTGAAAATACCCTCTTACGGATTGCCTCTTGGCGCGAGATTTGTCCAGAGATTACGCTTCGCTCCACGTTTATTGTTGGCTTTCCTGGAGAAACAGAAGAAGAATTTGAAGAGTTACTCGACTTCCTAGAAGAGGCACAATTAGATCGTGTAGGTTGCTTCAAATATTCTCCAGTCGAAGGAGCTAAAGCGAATGAATTAAGCGATCCCGTTCCCGAAGAAATAAAAGAGGAACGCTACCACCGCTTCATGCAATTACAAGCAGAAATTAGTCGTAATAAATTGGAAAGTAAAATTGGTAAAACCCAAACAGTATTAATTGACGAAATTGATGGCGATCAAATTATTGCGCGTAGCAAAGGTGATGCACCAGAAATTGATGGTCTTGTGATTCTCCCCCCTACTCCAGGAATTAAAAGTGGATCTTTCGCCGAAGTAATGATTACAGATAGTGATGATTATGATTTATATGCAGAGTTTAAAGATTAA